From the Chitinolyticbacter meiyuanensis genome, one window contains:
- a CDS encoding DUF3540 domain-containing protein, whose product MMQLHDRSTTTVMPALADALIAVALDDGRFLLDDGRIASQAASCLLAPQSGDRALVAACAGGECFVVHVLTRSGDEAVLSVPGTRQLAINQPSIAFNAAETIRLRALGDVSLSSATGTLTLNARNLFTTVTDTLVEQTRHYVGRAEQYLLDARQLLRLHGKQALMTAEKDVKVDADRISMG is encoded by the coding sequence ATGATGCAACTCCACGACCGCTCGACCACCACCGTCATGCCGGCGCTGGCCGATGCGTTGATCGCCGTCGCACTCGATGATGGCCGCTTCCTGCTCGACGACGGCCGGATCGCCAGCCAGGCAGCATCCTGCCTGCTGGCGCCGCAATCGGGGGACCGCGCCCTGGTCGCGGCCTGCGCTGGCGGCGAGTGTTTCGTCGTCCACGTGCTCACGCGCTCGGGCGACGAGGCGGTGCTGTCGGTGCCGGGGACACGGCAACTGGCGATCAACCAGCCCAGTATCGCCTTCAACGCCGCCGAGACGATCCGGCTGCGCGCGCTGGGCGACGTGTCGCTGTCGTCCGCTACCGGCACGCTCACGCTGAACGCCCGCAACCTCTTCACCACCGTCACCGACACCCTGGTCGAGCAGACCCGCCACTACGTCGGCCGCGCCGAGCAATACCTGCTCGATGCACGCCAGCTGCTGCGGCTGCATGGCAAGCAGGCGCTGATGACAGCGGAGAAGGACGTGAAGGTCGACGCCGACCGGATCTCGATGGGTTGA
- a CDS encoding pentapeptide repeat-containing protein, which yields MSDARWADIEKAMRLGRPLAKANFAGLDARGRSLAGLVFQQCVLIGADLTGADLAGTTFIECDLTGLDVSLARLHTTHFIQCALAGSRWAGGHYELVSLIESDLSASDWRGATLALSSLVRCKLTRMDGTRLTLLRSAVLEGEATGLRLDGARLDQGVLQDLDLTHVSMAGISADVAVLLNANLAGKPLAGATLTRCTLMGADLTGTDLTGATLTGSNLRQAKLQGTRLVDACAANLLLLGAELCDADCSGADLSGAILQEASVARCRFDGAQLAKSVWTGARLERVSLAGADCTFARFDHARGQYLDFAQARFDHASLHNADFSHCDWRGARRRGTRGTDSFLLAAEAGLLEAA from the coding sequence ATGAGCGACGCACGCTGGGCAGACATCGAGAAGGCGATGCGGCTGGGGCGGCCGCTGGCCAAGGCCAACTTCGCCGGCCTTGACGCGCGTGGCCGCTCGCTCGCCGGCCTGGTGTTCCAGCAGTGCGTGCTGATCGGTGCCGATCTCACCGGCGCCGATCTTGCCGGCACCACCTTCATCGAGTGTGACCTGACCGGCCTCGATGTCAGCCTGGCCCGGCTCCACACCACGCATTTCATCCAGTGCGCACTGGCCGGATCGCGCTGGGCGGGCGGGCACTACGAGCTGGTATCGCTGATCGAGTCGGACCTGAGCGCCAGCGACTGGCGCGGCGCCACGCTGGCGTTGTCGTCGCTGGTACGTTGCAAGCTGACGAGAATGGATGGCACGCGGCTCACGCTGCTGCGCTCGGCAGTGCTGGAGGGGGAGGCCACCGGGCTGCGGCTCGACGGTGCGCGGCTCGACCAGGGCGTGCTGCAGGACCTCGACCTTACCCATGTCTCGATGGCCGGGATCAGCGCCGACGTCGCCGTGCTGCTCAATGCGAATCTGGCTGGCAAGCCGCTGGCCGGCGCCACGCTGACCCGCTGCACGCTGATGGGTGCCGACCTCACCGGCACCGATCTCACCGGGGCCACGCTCACTGGTTCCAACCTACGCCAGGCCAAGTTGCAAGGCACCCGGCTGGTCGATGCCTGCGCCGCCAACCTGCTGCTGCTGGGCGCGGAGCTATGCGACGCCGATTGCAGCGGCGCAGATCTCTCCGGCGCCATCCTGCAGGAGGCCAGCGTGGCCCGCTGCCGGTTCGACGGCGCTCAGCTTGCCAAGAGCGTATGGACCGGGGCACGGCTGGAGCGGGTATCGCTTGCCGGTGCCGACTGTACCTTTGCCCGGTTCGATCACGCGCGCGGGCAATACCTCGATTTCGCGCAGGCACGCTTCGATCACGCCAGCCTGCACAACGCCGATTTCAGCCACTGCGATTGGCGCGGCGCACGCCGCCGCGGCACGCGTGGCACCGATTCATTCCTGCTGGCCGCCGAGGCCGGCCTTTTGGAGGCCGCATGA
- a CDS encoding DUF2169 family type VI secretion system accessory protein, protein MKTIKPLTLGILHRPYTLGGRHRFTIAALGFFRLGQDNPRFLPENLQWPRVLPLLPAMQPLDEVWPKAQGEVLLCGSAHAAGGRPVAAMDVNLRCAGIDKTLRVTGDREWLYGLVPLFQIGKPQPFIEMPLTWERAFGGPRHPGNPVGCGYAPNPLAAFVGANHGAMPNVAAVDAPVRGHLRRLAPQGYGPVDLRWQPRSRHVGSYKAHWLAHEAPGLAGDTGRDFFQRAPEDQRIAGYFQGGEAYRIEGMHPDSPVIEGTLPTLSARAFVQREGQPLSALEEVALHCDTAWFFPGEQLGLMVWHGETAIETAEGLDIATAMVAYEAAHDTRSLADYREVLALRLDPETAAQHAFNESQLAASFTPALAAERATRKAIAQAGQQAQRQAQLDELDAEFWREAGIAPPADHQPPRAEQADFPTLSAEQVAESDFDLTEMVARAKAMADAVQAKADAQQAELAAMPQPQPQAKDLRVQQQEVYARASLPALDLLPPGVAQPQLDAETEALAAALDNAVANGAPISPAQLAQARAGLAERAARDRAARRAAPKPAGQPLPPELARWLGNLALQWLRGGASLAGRDLAGADISGLDFSGADLREVMLEHANLSGTRLTGANLAGAVLSGTRLDGADFSACRLAGANLCGSHGASIDFSGADLTGVLALEAAWPQAKLLGCLLKDWVAPHIMLDGADLCGARLETALLLGAQANGSRWHGAMLDKSVLLTAALADADFSGAQLVRTTLLDASLPRSRWDGASWTACPLGGKADWQGASLRAASASASSWRGAAMQGADLGTSRLIGCDFGEADLSGADLADGVFARSLFMQTRLSDARAHRADFYQALLRQSDCRRADFTEANLVQADFSGADIGDARWTGVRLEANRRVA, encoded by the coding sequence ATGAAGACGATCAAGCCCCTCACCCTCGGCATCCTGCACCGGCCCTACACGCTGGGTGGCCGGCACCGCTTCACCATCGCCGCGCTCGGCTTTTTCCGGCTGGGTCAGGACAACCCGCGGTTCCTGCCGGAAAACCTGCAGTGGCCACGGGTGTTGCCGCTGCTGCCGGCGATGCAGCCGCTCGACGAGGTCTGGCCGAAGGCACAGGGCGAAGTACTGCTGTGCGGTTCGGCCCATGCTGCGGGTGGCAGGCCGGTTGCGGCCATGGACGTGAACCTTCGCTGCGCCGGCATCGACAAGACACTGCGCGTGACCGGCGATCGCGAATGGCTGTACGGGCTGGTGCCGCTGTTCCAGATCGGCAAGCCGCAGCCCTTCATCGAGATGCCATTGACCTGGGAGCGCGCCTTCGGTGGCCCGCGGCATCCGGGCAACCCGGTGGGTTGCGGCTATGCCCCCAATCCGCTGGCGGCCTTCGTCGGCGCCAATCATGGCGCCATGCCGAATGTGGCGGCCGTCGATGCACCGGTGCGCGGCCATCTGCGGCGGCTGGCCCCGCAGGGCTATGGTCCGGTGGACCTGCGCTGGCAGCCGCGCAGCCGCCACGTCGGCAGTTACAAGGCGCACTGGCTGGCTCATGAGGCACCGGGCCTGGCCGGGGACACGGGGCGTGATTTCTTCCAGCGCGCACCGGAAGACCAGCGCATTGCCGGCTATTTCCAGGGCGGCGAAGCCTACCGGATCGAGGGCATGCATCCGGATTCACCGGTGATCGAAGGCACGCTGCCCACGCTGTCGGCCCGCGCCTTCGTGCAGCGGGAAGGTCAGCCGTTGTCGGCGCTGGAGGAAGTGGCGTTGCACTGCGATACCGCATGGTTCTTCCCCGGCGAGCAGCTGGGGCTGATGGTGTGGCATGGCGAGACCGCGATCGAAACCGCCGAAGGGCTGGACATCGCCACCGCCATGGTGGCCTACGAGGCCGCGCACGATACGCGCTCGCTGGCGGACTACCGCGAGGTGCTGGCGCTGCGGCTCGATCCGGAAACCGCCGCGCAGCACGCCTTCAACGAATCACAGCTCGCGGCAAGCTTCACCCCGGCGCTGGCGGCCGAACGGGCCACGCGCAAGGCAATCGCACAGGCAGGCCAGCAGGCCCAGCGTCAGGCCCAGCTGGACGAGCTGGATGCCGAATTCTGGCGCGAGGCCGGCATTGCGCCACCGGCGGACCACCAGCCGCCCCGCGCCGAACAGGCCGACTTCCCCACGCTGAGCGCCGAGCAGGTGGCCGAGAGCGATTTCGACCTCACCGAGATGGTCGCACGCGCCAAGGCGATGGCGGACGCCGTGCAAGCCAAGGCCGATGCCCAGCAGGCGGAATTGGCCGCGATGCCGCAGCCACAACCCCAAGCCAAGGACCTGCGGGTGCAGCAGCAGGAGGTGTATGCCCGAGCCAGCCTGCCGGCGCTGGATTTGCTGCCGCCGGGCGTGGCACAACCGCAGCTCGATGCCGAGACCGAGGCGCTGGCGGCGGCACTCGACAATGCTGTGGCCAATGGCGCGCCGATCTCACCCGCGCAACTGGCGCAGGCCCGGGCCGGTCTGGCCGAACGGGCCGCGCGTGATCGTGCTGCCCGCCGCGCCGCACCCAAGCCGGCAGGCCAGCCCTTGCCGCCGGAGCTGGCGCGCTGGCTCGGCAACCTGGCGCTGCAATGGCTGCGCGGCGGTGCCTCGCTCGCCGGGCGCGATCTCGCGGGCGCCGATATCTCTGGGCTCGATTTCTCCGGTGCCGACCTGCGCGAAGTGATGCTGGAACACGCCAACCTGAGCGGCACCCGGCTGACCGGTGCCAACCTTGCCGGCGCCGTGCTGAGCGGCACGCGGCTCGATGGCGCCGACTTCAGCGCATGCCGGCTGGCCGGCGCCAACCTGTGCGGCAGCCACGGTGCGTCGATCGACTTCAGCGGTGCAGACCTTACCGGGGTGCTGGCGCTGGAGGCTGCGTGGCCGCAGGCCAAGCTGCTCGGTTGCCTGCTCAAGGACTGGGTGGCGCCGCACATCATGCTCGATGGGGCCGACCTCTGCGGCGCCCGGCTGGAGACGGCGCTGTTGCTGGGTGCCCAGGCGAACGGCAGCCGTTGGCACGGTGCGATGCTGGACAAGAGCGTGCTGCTCACCGCCGCGCTGGCCGATGCCGATTTCAGCGGTGCGCAACTGGTGCGCACCACCTTACTCGATGCCAGCCTGCCGCGCAGCCGCTGGGATGGCGCGAGCTGGACCGCCTGCCCGCTGGGCGGCAAGGCCGATTGGCAGGGCGCATCGCTGCGTGCAGCCAGCGCGTCGGCCAGCTCCTGGCGTGGTGCGGCCATGCAGGGTGCGGATCTCGGTACATCCCGATTGATCGGTTGCGACTTCGGCGAGGCCGACTTGAGCGGCGCCGATCTGGCCGACGGCGTGTTCGCGCGGTCGTTGTTCATGCAGACCCGGCTCAGCGACGCCCGCGCACACCGCGCCGACTTCTATCAGGCACTGCTGCGGCAAAGCGATTGCCGCCGTGCCGACTTCACCGAAGCCAACCTCGTCCAGGCCGATTTCTCGGGCGCCGACATCGGCGATGCGCGCTGGACCGGAGTCAGGCTGGAAGCGAACCGGAGGGTGGCATGA
- a CDS encoding contractile injection system protein, VgrG/Pvc8 family encodes MNDRVVPRIAEAIGGMSVAQSEPQGLFLNAAIFLPGRIVSRETFRLTSFSGQEGVSEPFEFQLELHGNTEATTQQPMRFTDLIGRPVTVGVAYPGVAGQHTAPDDFIDAVNGRANNRASVSYFNGIVTAFAMEDQGVYRATMKPALYKLTLTNRYQIYAHQNVRQVIEELMRRHRVAYSVEAIKGLDASGRENLAECRVQDWLQAGESDYELLRRLMAKAHVYYYVRHEPTGHTVVFANRPDYPQVHADRRALRYTATLTDEVGQHQPDLVVQYNYQMSLQASGVTGSAVRQEAAWERDAVAVPTAYHYQPLADSGELPFHQYKIYQYGYSSNELQEYAENTQLTLETAASQLSGASTCAFFHVGHQFALTDQPWSANPDPVRPSLNERNFVLTSVKHDASLDGSYQNQFQACVADGLITPFSLADTQQGAVLAVVVPPPPPSDWRYYDKNVYNPQNAPLLDSRGDQSKLDARGVFVRFTTEENAPSVWVKLSASMQTVPEYGVTVTITRAQDESELPEVQSIVQSNGNKVIMPSTWTAGSHTGNSYSTSYGDSKRISYGINSKYDLPAAINIVTAAYDRGVFKDAGYSQGAGYNYSTSESRETGILSESWSYGCGYSNSWAKENKSFSAIGRTYSESVIGDSSTSLQSTESSHPQAAGAVQAGVNKVIGDSYNSNDVTGNSTAISNTIGNSSSTSTQTGNVTRNDTHTGNVDSNNLQIGNSTSSSVQIGNSTGSQILLGNSDNVSVHLNDSALSMVVQDMRINTVGASVGVSATGSSSSMSMVGMSMSVNAVGSNISQDAVGMAMSDSMTGMRMSNSMTGMVMDNSVLGMSVSSSVAGMTVSDSTVGMSLQTSTAGMSTSISNSGISNSFEFTGGGIQYSNRPAKPEMETKSVTINIMVGVKIYL; translated from the coding sequence ATGAACGATCGCGTGGTGCCGCGCATCGCCGAGGCCATCGGCGGCATGAGCGTGGCGCAGTCCGAACCGCAGGGGCTGTTCCTCAACGCGGCGATCTTCCTGCCCGGCCGCATCGTGTCGCGCGAGACCTTCCGCCTCACCAGCTTCTCCGGCCAGGAAGGCGTATCCGAGCCGTTCGAGTTCCAGCTGGAGCTGCACGGCAACACCGAGGCGACGACGCAACAGCCCATGCGCTTCACCGACCTGATCGGCCGCCCGGTCACCGTCGGCGTGGCCTATCCGGGTGTGGCCGGCCAGCATACGGCGCCGGACGACTTCATCGATGCGGTGAATGGCCGCGCCAACAACCGCGCCAGCGTTTCCTACTTCAACGGCATCGTCACCGCCTTCGCCATGGAGGATCAGGGCGTCTACCGGGCGACGATGAAGCCGGCGCTCTACAAGCTCACGCTGACCAACCGCTACCAGATCTACGCGCACCAGAACGTGCGCCAGGTGATCGAGGAGCTGATGCGCCGCCATCGCGTGGCCTACTCGGTGGAGGCGATCAAGGGGCTCGATGCCTCCGGCCGCGAGAACCTGGCCGAATGCCGGGTGCAGGACTGGCTACAGGCGGGCGAGAGCGACTACGAGCTGTTGCGCCGGCTGATGGCCAAGGCGCATGTCTACTACTACGTGCGCCACGAGCCGACTGGTCACACCGTGGTATTCGCCAACCGCCCGGACTACCCGCAGGTGCATGCCGATCGCCGCGCGCTGCGCTACACCGCCACGCTGACCGACGAGGTGGGCCAGCACCAGCCCGACCTCGTGGTGCAATACAACTACCAGATGTCGCTGCAGGCCAGCGGCGTGACTGGCAGCGCAGTGCGCCAGGAGGCGGCGTGGGAGCGCGATGCGGTGGCGGTGCCCACCGCCTACCACTACCAGCCGTTGGCGGACAGCGGCGAGCTGCCGTTCCACCAGTACAAGATCTACCAGTACGGCTACAGCAGCAACGAGCTGCAGGAATATGCCGAGAATACCCAGCTCACGCTGGAAACCGCCGCGAGCCAGCTCTCCGGTGCCAGCACCTGCGCCTTCTTCCACGTGGGCCACCAGTTCGCCCTCACCGACCAGCCGTGGAGCGCCAACCCGGATCCGGTGCGACCTTCGCTGAACGAGCGCAACTTCGTGCTGACCTCGGTGAAGCACGACGCCAGCCTCGACGGCAGTTACCAGAACCAGTTCCAGGCCTGCGTGGCGGACGGCCTGATCACACCGTTCTCGCTGGCGGACACGCAACAGGGTGCGGTGCTGGCGGTTGTGGTGCCGCCACCCCCGCCTTCCGACTGGCGCTATTACGACAAGAACGTCTACAACCCGCAGAACGCCCCGCTGCTCGACAGCCGCGGCGACCAGTCCAAGCTCGACGCGCGCGGCGTGTTCGTGCGCTTCACCACCGAGGAGAACGCGCCATCGGTGTGGGTGAAGCTCTCGGCCAGCATGCAGACGGTGCCCGAGTACGGTGTGACGGTGACCATCACCCGGGCGCAGGACGAATCCGAGCTGCCCGAGGTGCAGAGCATCGTCCAGAGCAACGGCAACAAGGTGATCATGCCGTCGACCTGGACTGCCGGCAGCCATACCGGCAACAGCTATTCCACCAGCTACGGCGACAGCAAGCGCATCAGCTACGGCATCAATTCCAAGTACGACCTGCCGGCGGCCATCAATATCGTCACCGCCGCCTACGATCGCGGCGTGTTCAAGGATGCCGGCTACTCGCAAGGCGCCGGCTACAACTACAGCACCTCCGAGAGCCGCGAGACCGGCATCCTCTCCGAGAGCTGGAGCTATGGCTGCGGCTACAGCAACAGCTGGGCCAAGGAGAACAAGAGCTTCTCGGCCATCGGCCGCACCTACAGCGAATCGGTGATCGGCGACAGCAGCACCTCGCTGCAATCGACCGAATCGTCGCACCCGCAAGCGGCGGGCGCGGTGCAGGCCGGCGTGAACAAGGTGATCGGCGACAGCTACAACAGCAACGACGTTACCGGCAACAGCACCGCCATCAGCAACACCATCGGCAACTCCAGCTCGACCAGCACCCAGACCGGCAACGTGACGCGCAACGACACGCACACCGGCAATGTCGACAGCAACAATCTGCAGATCGGCAACAGCACCTCCAGCAGCGTGCAGATCGGCAATTCGACCGGTTCGCAGATACTGCTCGGCAACAGCGACAACGTCAGCGTCCACCTGAACGACAGCGCGTTGTCGATGGTGGTGCAGGACATGCGGATCAACACGGTGGGCGCCAGCGTCGGTGTGAGTGCCACTGGCAGCAGCAGCAGCATGTCGATGGTCGGGATGTCGATGTCCGTCAACGCCGTGGGCAGCAACATCAGCCAGGACGCGGTGGGCATGGCGATGAGCGATTCCATGACCGGCATGCGCATGTCCAATTCGATGACCGGCATGGTGATGGACAACAGCGTGCTGGGGATGAGCGTGTCGAGCAGCGTTGCCGGCATGACCGTCTCGGACAGCACCGTTGGCATGTCGCTGCAGACCAGCACCGCGGGGATGAGTACCTCGATCAGCAATTCCGGCATCTCGAACAGCTTCGAATTCACCGGCGGCGGCATCCAATACAGCAACCGGCCGGCCAAGCCCGAGATGGAAACCAAGAGCGTGACCATCAACATCATGGTCGGCGTGAAGATCTATCTGTGA
- the tssG gene encoding type VI secretion system baseplate subunit TssG: MAAADWRTARPLKTALADEFGRFNIFQLVRLLRWQPRARGANGTLQPLKPWAIDERLRFRGELSAAFPGREVTRVVNRRRPRRPVAQAPELIELTTPNYCVAGELGPLPEPYTEWVRDELRAGEPAMAAFLDLFNHRTNALRHQIKARQEVGLNHLEPAETRYAQYLGALMGVGLPELAAQLPLPARAWLGLAGLLANCRKSATTVEHVLSRYLGVPVALTQLIGAWRNIERGDRQLLGRHGNRLGRDCLVGGRYWDQQARIRLTVATLDYARFRALLPLSRQENGYAAFAALVHLLVDRRVDVEVVLRLDTPTAPRATLNREEGGSAMRLSQTAWLSSADAAADAAARAVTFLIPAYPAKGDGR; encoded by the coding sequence ATGGCCGCCGCTGATTGGCGCACAGCCCGTCCTCTGAAGACGGCGCTGGCCGACGAATTCGGCCGCTTCAACATCTTCCAGCTGGTGCGCCTGCTGCGCTGGCAGCCGCGCGCGCGCGGCGCCAACGGCACGCTGCAACCGCTCAAGCCGTGGGCGATCGACGAGCGCCTGCGCTTTCGCGGCGAGCTCTCGGCCGCTTTCCCTGGGCGCGAGGTCACCCGGGTGGTGAACCGCCGCCGCCCGCGCCGCCCGGTGGCGCAGGCACCGGAGCTGATCGAGCTCACCACGCCCAACTACTGCGTGGCCGGCGAACTGGGGCCCCTGCCGGAGCCGTACACCGAATGGGTGCGCGACGAATTGCGCGCCGGCGAACCGGCGATGGCGGCTTTCCTCGACCTGTTCAACCACCGTACCAATGCGCTGCGCCACCAGATCAAGGCGCGGCAGGAAGTCGGCCTCAACCACCTGGAACCCGCCGAGACCCGCTACGCGCAATACCTCGGCGCGCTGATGGGCGTGGGCCTGCCCGAGCTCGCGGCCCAGCTGCCGCTGCCGGCACGCGCCTGGCTGGGGCTGGCGGGCCTGCTGGCCAATTGCCGCAAGAGCGCCACCACCGTGGAGCACGTGCTGTCGCGCTATCTGGGTGTGCCCGTGGCGCTGACGCAGCTGATCGGCGCCTGGCGCAACATCGAGCGCGGTGACCGGCAGCTGCTCGGCCGCCATGGCAACCGGCTGGGCCGGGATTGCCTGGTCGGCGGGCGCTACTGGGATCAGCAGGCTCGGATCCGGCTCACCGTGGCCACGCTCGACTACGCCCGCTTTCGCGCGCTGCTGCCGCTCAGCCGGCAGGAAAACGGTTACGCCGCCTTCGCCGCGCTGGTCCATCTGCTGGTGGACCGCCGCGTCGACGTCGAGGTGGTGTTGCGGCTCGACACGCCGACCGCACCGCGCGCCACGCTGAACCGCGAGGAGGGCGGCAGCGCGATGCGGCTGTCGCAGACCGCCTGGCTCAGCAGCGCCGATGCCGCGGCCGATGCGGCCGCGCGCGCGGTGACTTTCCTGATTCCGGCGTATCCGGCCAAGGGAGACGGACGATGA
- the tssF gene encoding type VI secretion system baseplate subunit TssF, protein MNHDGTRLKDYFLRELHALRDDAAEFAQGYPQAAQALMLNRGPSKDPHVELLMQSFAFLTGRLHYQMEVGQATLPNTLLHFLYPHLEAPVPSMLVAELDVQPDAANFAQPVVLEAARSLYANASNDLGQKLACRFRSCGAAPLVPLAVAEVKPTPTDEFDFLKHQGNTRTVLRVKLDRLGAERMQDLALSSLRFYINTESKNAWRLYDALAVNLTGITVRVRAADGHVRLQHLRADALVWDGFANDEAMLLANPHTHPGYRLLQEYFAFPEKFLFFTVSGLDFAGAEDSAELLFQFDSPPNKAISFEPDVLKLNCVPLINLFSQRIDPLPLDQTQYEYHLHGDIQHHRYTEIYAIEELVSIRPNASPRPIAPYFAMDEAQKLEQQDYFYVARREPSQLAQVPGTEIFISFLDTQFDVEVPADEVIGGRALCTNRRLPEQLRVGDALQLEGAGPVASVRIVSKPTPHQTPALIGSRPWALASQLALNHLSLAEGPLAMTALKDMLSLHVGPMSIQGLKQIDGIRSIHCRPVVRHLGREGWRGFAQGVHLDLDLDRSHFEDASAVLFADVLRRFFALYATVNTLVELDLSTHDVKGTLKSWPPLIGAQPVL, encoded by the coding sequence ATGAACCACGACGGCACCCGGCTCAAGGACTACTTCCTGCGCGAACTGCATGCGCTGCGCGACGACGCAGCCGAGTTCGCCCAAGGCTATCCGCAGGCGGCGCAGGCGCTGATGCTGAACCGCGGCCCGAGCAAGGACCCGCACGTCGAGCTGCTGATGCAGTCGTTTGCCTTTCTCACCGGCCGGCTGCATTACCAGATGGAAGTCGGACAGGCCACGCTGCCCAATACCCTGCTGCACTTCCTCTATCCGCATCTGGAAGCGCCGGTGCCGTCGATGCTGGTGGCCGAGCTTGATGTCCAGCCGGATGCCGCCAACTTTGCCCAGCCGGTGGTGCTGGAGGCGGCGCGCTCGCTGTATGCCAATGCCAGCAACGATCTGGGCCAGAAACTCGCCTGCCGCTTCCGCAGCTGTGGCGCCGCGCCGCTGGTGCCGCTGGCGGTGGCCGAGGTCAAGCCGACGCCGACCGACGAGTTCGATTTCCTCAAGCACCAGGGCAATACCCGCACCGTACTGCGGGTGAAGCTCGATCGGCTCGGCGCGGAGCGGATGCAGGATCTGGCGCTCTCCAGCCTGCGCTTTTACATCAACACCGAATCGAAGAACGCCTGGCGGCTGTATGACGCGCTGGCGGTCAACCTGACCGGCATCACCGTGCGCGTGCGCGCTGCCGACGGCCACGTGCGGCTGCAGCACCTGCGGGCCGATGCGCTGGTCTGGGACGGCTTTGCCAACGACGAGGCCATGCTGCTGGCCAACCCGCATACCCACCCCGGTTACCGCCTGCTGCAGGAATACTTCGCCTTTCCGGAGAAATTCCTGTTCTTCACCGTATCCGGCCTCGATTTCGCCGGTGCCGAGGACAGCGCCGAGCTGCTGTTCCAGTTCGACAGCCCGCCCAACAAGGCGATCAGCTTCGAGCCGGACGTGCTCAAGCTCAACTGCGTGCCGCTGATCAACCTGTTCAGCCAGCGGATCGATCCGCTGCCGCTCGACCAGACCCAGTACGAATACCACCTGCACGGTGACATCCAGCACCACCGCTACACCGAGATCTACGCGATCGAGGAGCTGGTCTCGATCCGGCCCAATGCCAGCCCGCGGCCGATCGCGCCGTACTTCGCCATGGACGAAGCACAGAAGCTGGAGCAGCAGGACTACTTCTACGTGGCGCGGCGTGAGCCGAGCCAGCTGGCGCAGGTGCCGGGCACCGAGATCTTCATTTCCTTCCTCGATACCCAGTTCGATGTCGAAGTGCCGGCCGACGAGGTGATCGGGGGCCGCGCGCTGTGCACCAACCGCCGCCTGCCCGAGCAGCTGCGCGTGGGCGACGCGCTGCAGCTGGAAGGGGCGGGGCCGGTGGCCAGCGTGCGCATCGTCAGCAAGCCCACGCCGCACCAGACGCCGGCGCTGATCGGCAGCCGGCCGTGGGCGCTGGCGTCGCAACTGGCGCTCAACCACCTGTCGCTGGCCGAAGGGCCGCTGGCGATGACCGCGCTCAAGGACATGCTGTCGCTGCACGTGGGGCCGATGAGCATCCAGGGACTGAAGCAGATCGATGGCATCCGCAGCATCCATTGCCGCCCGGTGGTGCGCCACCTCGGCCGCGAAGGCTGGCGCGGTTTCGCCCAGGGCGTGCACCTGGATCTCGATCTGGACCGCAGCCACTTCGAGGATGCCAGTGCCGTGCTGTTCGCCGATGTGCTGCGCCGCTTCTTCGCGCTTTACGCCACCGTGAACACGCTGGTCGAGCTCGATCTTTCCACGCATGACGTCAAAGGGACGCTGAAATCATGGCCGCCGCTGATTGGCGCACAGCCCGTCCTCTGA
- the tssE gene encoding type VI secretion system baseplate subunit TssE, with translation MRFLFERLAGQPALPTGGEEPFDLAAAVAAQIQRLVATRAWAGGDGGSLLEFGLPDAVEIGLHNRVELERYCGRLARLITQYEPRLAGVEVSVAATRGHWNPWQLVVSGRLADSGQLHLFHFNLPQH, from the coding sequence ATGCGATTCCTGTTCGAGCGCCTGGCCGGGCAACCGGCCCTGCCGACCGGGGGCGAGGAGCCGTTCGACCTTGCCGCCGCGGTCGCGGCCCAGATCCAGCGCCTGGTCGCCACGCGCGCCTGGGCGGGCGGCGATGGCGGCAGCCTGCTCGAATTCGGCCTGCCCGATGCGGTGGAAATCGGTTTGCACAACCGGGTGGAGCTGGAGCGCTATTGCGGCCGGCTCGCCCGCCTGATCACGCAATACGAGCCACGCCTTGCCGGCGTGGAAGTCAGCGTGGCCGCCACCCGCGGCCACTGGAATCCCTGGCAGCTGGTGGTGAGTGGGCGCCTGGCCGATAGCGGTCAGCTGCATCTGTTCCATTTCAACCTGCCGCAACACTGA